The region aacatcaacatAGGTCCAGTTTTGGCGAATTACTCCGTGAGCTATGAAGTCTGTCGGAACATCTTTAGGATTGTCTTCCACAATGGCATTGGCTTCAGCTGCTTCGTCTTCTGACCCCGGGATGTATTTAAGTTCTTTATGATGAGGAAAGTAGAAAGGCACATATGCATCTTCCGCCTCAAGATCATATTCAGGATCGTCGCAGTAGGGTTCCCATGTTGAATCATTATCCTCAGTGACAACACTAACTTCTGGAAAAGTGGGATtgatgaaccctccactatggaaagTTTCTTTGATTGAACGAACAGATCTACTTCCTTCTGCAATCTTCTTGGAAGTAGGAGAAAAGCCTAAACCCTCTCGGTGTTTGTTTTCTGGAAGATCCAAAATTGTTCCCCAACCATCGGTTATACCATCATTGACTAGCCGTTGTGCATCCTTGAATGAAGAGATGGATACTCCTCTCTTGATATCTTTGTCAATCAAAGAAAGGGCTTTGAATTGAGTTCCAACATCTTCTTCAGGTTCAagataagagaaagatgataagTGGCTCACAACTAGTGTTTTCTCCCCACAGACTGTCACTAGCTTcccgttcttcacaaatttaagcttctgatgcagagtggaagtgACTGCCCCAACTTCATGGATCCAAGGCCGacccaataaacaactatacgCAACTTCTATGTCCATCACCTGGAATTTTATCTGGAAAGTATGAGGTCCGATGGTCATAAGAAGGTTAACTTCTCCAATGACTGTTTTTctggaaccatcaaaagctttgacaataaTCCTGCTACTCCTCATAGGAGCACCTTGAAAAGAAAGTCTGGAAAGTGTCGACTTCGGCATGACATTGAGAGACGATCCTGTATCAACTAACACACTTGACAATAAGTCATTCATACAGTTGATTGAGATATTTAGTGCCAtgttatgatttcttccttcttcggggagctcttcattactgaaactcaagttgttgcaggCCGTGATGTTAGCGATGATACCATCAGATTGTCCAACCGTCACATCATAGTCTACATAAGCTTGTTCTAAGACTTTTTGCAAAGCTTCACGGTGAGCCTCAGAGTTCATCCACAAAGATAACACATATATCTTGGAAGGTATATGCAGTAATTGTTCCACCACATTGTATTCACTTTTCCTGATGAGCTtcaacacctcatcatcatcatcacttttCGGATTCATGTTATCAGATTGGCCAACCGGTTCAAAAGGGATCTCAACATGAGTCTGCTTTCCTGCTGCGACATCCTCAGTCCTTTTTGCAAATATACGCCCACTCCTTGTGACTCTGCTTACACCAACGAAGTTAACAATGGAGGGTAGAGGAACATCATTTCCATTCTCaatcattgtagcattgtacttgTAAGGCACGACTTTATCAAATTGGTAGGGAACTGGGCCCGGTAAGTTAATGACCAGAGGAGTCACAGAAGTATTCCGACTGTCATAAGTAATTTGTATAGGCTCAGAGTCGTTGAAATGAGGAACTATGACATTCACTTCGTTGTCACTATTGACCATATTGACTTGACTATAATCTCTGTCTCGGTAGGCTTCAATGTAACCTTAGTCCATTTGATCCTGGAGATCCGTTACAACAGTTAGGCATCCTTGAGAGTTCCTAGAACAAACCCTACAGGAGGCATAGTTATGTGGAGGCACAAAACCATTCTTGctattgtcgcattacgcgaaaaaccggcgggaaaagaaagaaacaacagagccgccaccgtgcgttatttatcccaaaagagggaaaggaaacgctcagagtaaacctaggaaagaacatggtctcgcgaccaaagagaatgggttcgggagtcggttatgcgaagggaaggtattaggcaccctacgcatccgtagtactctacgggatccacgcacaaaaggaaggaaaattggttgctaaacactgctcaaacacacacacactggctgaaagagacaaaagaaactgactgaaactgactcggcaggatgtcgcatcctgggcctacttagtctatcaggcatagacatcagagtcgaagtagttcggactggggaaacaacacatgctcgctaggatatcgcatcctatgcatacgtatcttctcggacgagagaagaatcagagcattcgtagctcggctgacgcgcacacaaacaaacaagacacaggcaaacgtggagcctgaatgccaatcactggacttacatcagcatccgaaccaaaacacacccacactggaacccaaatgccactcgatggacttacatcggcttccaagcacacaacaacataacaagttaatagggagtcggggactcgagcctacaactgtcaaacaaacacaaaagaaaagaaaaggcgcccggagagatcagctcaatctcctgcctacatacttcatctggtatgaagatcagggcgatgtagttcccctacgcagggacaaggatctagcctaaccagataacagagggagacacaactctagggagactacgactcgagcctagatgttgtcatgcaaagtcaaccctaagttaaggtttctagctaaatggcacacgggccaacctatcctagacaaggcttgcacaggaagcaagggtctcgattgcaactagggcaagagaaaagggaggtctcaatcacaacgagggtgagagaaaagaatgtctcaatcgcaacgagggcgagagaagagaaagtctcaatcgcaacgagggcgagagaagagaattagcgttagttgttagtcaaactcggcaagacatcgcgtctcgtgcctacgtatctcatctgaatatgagaatcagagttgccgtagttcggctacggagggataaaggatctgattgcaactagggcaagagaaagggaaagtctcgatcgcaactagggcgagagaaaggaaaaggctcgatcgcaacgagggcgagagaaaggatcgcaacgagggcgaaaacaaacaaggagtagtctaaactaaacctaacttgcacaggaagcaagtcaaacaaacatacaagcacaggtagcacacactatatacacacaaaaggctcacacaagggttaggttttagtcgaggggtcatatcaacctcaacaaacaaacctctggaatggggtgaagtgtgctcttaaccttgccattgaggggctaaggtgaagcagatgaaaggagatgaggggtgtgcctcattgcttctatccctggcctgggagagcatttgacaagaatgtgtgggttcagaaagtgggaacccttctacacatttgatactgactcaactgtgcaattgcacaagatcttgggtttttatctgaaatgcatcaacacagtagtgtgagcaaaacagaagacacactgaatagcaggggataggttgcttatcccttggttctgccaattgcctcttcacttaggaggtctttgactcaatgcaaggacaaattaaacatacacaagcatcgcctcttaaggaggacttcagacagtttgcccggccaagtaacaggtcGGGTctctagactacatgaagtaacagagattatacctcaagcaagttgctaaaaagcaaagcaaagcaagttcagagaacttaagcaactaaagtacctgaaaaagtcaaactaatcagtaaacagttcacAAACAAAACAGAAGAAAACAGACACCAATGAGTAATCAGAATCAAATGggtgtgcaaggcacaagacttaGGCTTGTGAGTcaagtcacctacaaaacaaacaaagttaaacaatgctattcaagcaaactcaagcaaaagaaattgatctcaaTGGTCACTTGGggttcaacctgaaaacataaaCTCAACAGTAAGCAActggaccactagggcaagcctagggtcaaaagagaatgaaaaagtcaaaacagcaaaccatattcaatccaaatcaaattcaatcaatcaagaagcaagtccaattgggttcacatgcatatcaatGCATCATTGTCAATTCATGAGCAAAGGAAGGCAATGCATGGCAAATGaaaacacaaagaagtcaacagaatgacttgcatcaaaagtcaacccaaacattttcaaaaatcatcaaataattcatgttcaatcctaacatctaacatggtaagcatgttaaatttcatggcatttggatgagaggaaggcagtcaatgaaaatcaagaagtcaaaccaaatttaagcatgcacaatgaaggtcaacaaacatgagtcaacttcaaaaaattataacaaattgaaaacagatgagaaatgaatgagattaacaccaatgcaaagctcaagatgtctagttatcacatatgaaatttcatggtcatacaatatggtatgaggatttcccaaatgatatggcaaggtaggtcacataaagtcaacaattgactaggcagggaagaaaaatctcaaataaatggaaaatagcacaattaattccaagaaaattcacacatgaactagacatgtaagggagggatcatgcaaaatttggggtcatttggatgtaaggaaacatgtcaaacaaaattgggaaaatgcacattcatggtgtgacaccaaatgtgacctctaacttcagaaaatcatatctcacacaccacatatgataaatgcacaaactttatacgaaaacaaaggtgaatgagtctagtttctccacacaaaaattcagggtcattggatacaacatgagtatttcacaattgttttggcaacatgtatcatttttggtcacatttcaaaaaccctaaggccaattaatatccaatgatcagaaaaaatattaaaaaaacatggtaaaaaactagacatcccacaggtcacaatgcaaaaaatcccataatttttggagttgaaatgaattaaaaatgaattgttgaagttgatgaaCAAAATGG is a window of Lathyrus oleraceus cultivar Zhongwan6 chromosome 6, CAAS_Psat_ZW6_1.0, whole genome shotgun sequence DNA encoding:
- the LOC127094288 gene encoding uncharacterized protein LOC127094288, translated to MVNSDNEVNVIVPHFNDSEPIQITYDSRNTSVTPLVINLPGPVPYQFDKVVPYKYNATMIENGNDVPLPSIVNFVGVSRVTRSGRIFAKRTEDVAAGKQTHVEIPFEPVGQSDNMNPKSDDDDEVLKLIRKSEYNVVEQLLHIPSKIYVLSLWMNSEAHREALQKVLEQAYVDYDVTVGQSDGIIANITACNNLSFSNEELPEEGRNHNMALNISINCMNDLLSSVLVDTGSSLNVMPKSTLSRLSFQGAPMRSSRIIVKAFDGSRKTVIGEVNLLMTIGPHTFQIKFQVMDIEVAYSCLLGRPWIHEVGAVTSTLHQKLKFVKNGKLVTVCGEKTLVVSHLSSFSYLEPEEDVGTQFKALSLIDKDIKRGVSISSFKDAQRLVNDGITDGWGTILDLPENKHREGLGFSPTSKKIAEGSRSVRSIKETFHSGGFINPTFPEVSVVTEDNDSTWEPYCDDPEYDLEAEDAYVPFYFPHHKELKYIPGSEDEAAEANAIVEDNPKDVPTDFIAHGVIRQNWTYVDVPVVVQISKLIHDISIKTNDPMPSCNFEFPVYEAKEEEEETIPYEISRLLENEEKTIQPLKELMEVINLGSEEDRKEVKVGALLAPEVKERMMELLREYTDVFAWSYQDMPGLDTDIVEHRLPLRPECPPIKQKLIRTRSDMAIKIKEEVQKQIDASFLVTLKLLV